In one window of Tubulanus polymorphus chromosome 3, tnTubPoly1.2, whole genome shotgun sequence DNA:
- the LOC141901085 gene encoding uncharacterized protein LOC141901085: MFCLGSPYRVCAELQAEAGDDRDKKRLVLQSLGQPALGTARSVGTDAELQEILDVLQAVYEPTGDGHSVLMKFYDAIQAPDEECSRFLQRLQTLYHRAVSLNAVPNEDPLAAVIKQFSRGSHDEKMILVMEVESNPDRFQRYSEFLSAVKREEIKRSEKEQRFKVKTRDEKKAVIRNVTSTTNDECPSHLVAALKAQTDTFKRQTDALVDSIKSVTLDPASQQQLQRIRGPCYKCGRTGHFARDCRDMRRQYFFCLYCGGEGHMARDCKRAADPVLVLTCLNRVNSSNQGNSAHTRFNRPNSMSQGNKSSGN, translated from the coding sequence ATGTTTTGTTTGGGGTCACCGTATCGAGTGTGCGCTGAACTCCAGGCGGAAGCTGGGGACGACAGAGATAAAAAGAGGCTTGTCCTCCAGAGCTTAGGACAACCTGCTCTGGGCACAGCTCGGAGTGTAGGTACCGATGCTGAGCTTCAGGAGATCTTAGACGTGTTGCAGGCTGTTTACGAGCCAACAGGAGATGGTCATAGCGtcttaatgaaattttatgatgCAATTCAAGCCCCTGATGAAGAATGCAGTCGTTTCTTACAGCGTTTACAAACTTTGTATCACCGGGCTGTGTCTCTCAATGCTGTCCCGAATGAGGATCCCCTTGCAGCCGTTATCAAACAATTTAGCCGTGGTAGTCATGATGAGAAAATGATTCTCGTTATGGAGGTTGAATCAAATCCAGATCGCTTTCAGCGATATAGTGAATTCCTCTCCGCGGTTAAGAGGGAAGAAATAAAGAGGAGTGAGAAAGAACAACGATTCAAGGTTAAGACAAGGGACGAAAAGAAGGCGGTGATTAGGAATGTCACTAGTACTACAAATGACGAATGCCCATCTCATTTAGTCGCGGCCCTCAAGGCGCAGACAGATACGTTCAAACGACAAACTGACGCTTTAGTAGATAGTATAAAGTCTGTCACACTGGACCCAGCTTCCCAGCAGCAACTCCAGAGGATTCGAGGCCCCTGTTACAAGTGTGGCCGGACTGGCCACTTTGCACGTGACTGCAGGGACATGAGACGACAATACTTTTTCTGTTTATATTGTGGGGGAGAGGGCCATATGGCACGTGATTGCAAACGTGCGGCGGATCCAGTTTTGGTGCTCACTTGCCTGAACCGCGTTAACTcgtcaaatcagggaaattcaGCGCATACTCGCTTTAACCGCCCTAATTCTATGAGCCAAGGAAATAAGAGCTCGGGAAACTAA